A window of the Equus przewalskii isolate Varuska chromosome 10, EquPr2, whole genome shotgun sequence genome harbors these coding sequences:
- the SRSF1 gene encoding serine/arginine-rich splicing factor 1 isoform X2, which translates to MSGGGVIRGPAGNNDCRIYVGNLPPDIRTKDIEDVFYKYGAIRDIDLKNRRGGPPFAFVEFEDPRDAEDAVYGRDGYDYDGYRLRVEFPRSGRGTGRGGGGGGGGGAPRGRYGPPSRRSENRVVVSGLPPSGSWQDLKDHMREAGDVCYADVYRDGTGVVEFVRKEDMTYAVRKLDNTKFRSHETYLKRWIKNALD; encoded by the exons ATGTCGGGAGGTGGTGTGATTCGTGGCCCGGCAGGGAACAACGATTGTCGCATCTACGTGGGTAACTTACCTCCAGACATCCGAACCAAGGACATTGAGGACGTGTTCTACAAATACGGTGCTATTCGCGACATCGATCTCAAGAATCGCCGCGGAGGACCGCCCTTTGCCTTCGTTGAGTTCGAAGACCCGCG AGACGCGGAAGACGCGGTGTACGGTCGCGACGGCTATGATTACGATGGATACCGTTTGCGGGTGGAGTTTCCTCGAAGCGGCCGTGGTACCGGCCGAGGCGGCGGCGGGGGTGGAGGTGGCGGGGCTCCCCGAGGCCGCTATGGCCCGCCATCCAGGCGTTCTGAAAACAGAGTGGTTGTCTCTG GACTGCCTCCAAGTGGAAGCTGGCAGGACTTGAAGGATCACATGCGTGAAGCAGGTGATGTATGTTATGCTGATGTTTACCGAGATGGCACTGGTGTCGTGGAGTTTGTACGGAAAGAAGATATGACCTATGCAGTTCGAAAACTGGATAACACTAAGTTTAGATCTCATGAG ACATATCTGAAGAGATGGATTAAGAATGCTTTGGATTAA
- the SRSF1 gene encoding serine/arginine-rich splicing factor 1 isoform X1 yields the protein MSGGGVIRGPAGNNDCRIYVGNLPPDIRTKDIEDVFYKYGAIRDIDLKNRRGGPPFAFVEFEDPRDAEDAVYGRDGYDYDGYRLRVEFPRSGRGTGRGGGGGGGGGAPRGRYGPPSRRSENRVVVSGLPPSGSWQDLKDHMREAGDVCYADVYRDGTGVVEFVRKEDMTYAVRKLDNTKFRSHEGETAYIRVKVDGPRSPSYGRSRSRSRSRSRSRSRSNSRSRSYSPRRSRGSPRYSPRHSRSRSRT from the exons ATGTCGGGAGGTGGTGTGATTCGTGGCCCGGCAGGGAACAACGATTGTCGCATCTACGTGGGTAACTTACCTCCAGACATCCGAACCAAGGACATTGAGGACGTGTTCTACAAATACGGTGCTATTCGCGACATCGATCTCAAGAATCGCCGCGGAGGACCGCCCTTTGCCTTCGTTGAGTTCGAAGACCCGCG AGACGCGGAAGACGCGGTGTACGGTCGCGACGGCTATGATTACGATGGATACCGTTTGCGGGTGGAGTTTCCTCGAAGCGGCCGTGGTACCGGCCGAGGCGGCGGCGGGGGTGGAGGTGGCGGGGCTCCCCGAGGCCGCTATGGCCCGCCATCCAGGCGTTCTGAAAACAGAGTGGTTGTCTCTG GACTGCCTCCAAGTGGAAGCTGGCAGGACTTGAAGGATCACATGCGTGAAGCAGGTGATGTATGTTATGCTGATGTTTACCGAGATGGCACTGGTGTCGTGGAGTTTGTACGGAAAGAAGATATGACCTATGCAGTTCGAAAACTGGATAACACTAAGTTTAGATCTCATGAG GGAGAAACTGCCTACATCCGGGTTAAAGTTGATGGGCCCAGAAGTCCAAGTTATGGAAGATCTCGATCTCGAAGCCGTAGTCGTAGCAGAAGCCGTAGCAGAAGCAACAGCAGGAGTCGCAGTTACTCCCCAAGGAGAAGCAGAGGATCACCACGCTATTCTCCCCGTCATAGCAGATCTCGCTCTCGTACATAA